GTCGCTGTTGGGAACACCCTTTGATTGGAAAGAAAGACTCTTTTGTGTGGTGGCCTACATCCCCAAAGCCACGGTGCAGGCCGCCATCGGAGCGATTCCCCTGGCCGCCGGCGTTGCTTCCGGCGAGGTGATTCTGGCGGTAGCGGTTCTGTCAATTCTTCTGACGGCGCCCATCGGCGCCATCGGTATCATGATCTTCGGGGAAAAGATTTTGGACCACGGGGAACGTTCGATTTACAGATTTAAAGAACTCCGCGAAAAGCTGGCACTTCCCCATGTGGGCGAAAGGGTCCGCAACAAGCTTTCCGGCAAGGTCTGGAAAGTGATCGAGCAAAAAGAATTGTGGCTGGAGGAACCCGCCGCCGCAGGTAACCTTGCAGAACCTTCCAAATTGATCCCGGCGATCTATTTACGCTACTGGGAAGAGCAAACCAGCAAGGGGCCCGGAAAAGGCAGGACCAAGTCGTTTCAATACAGCCTTAAAGACTCTTCATTTCAGGAGCATTGGGAGATACTTTATGACTGGTAATTGGTTTCCATCCATAAATGGTTCTTTTTCCGATGAGCGGCGTTCTCCGCAGGTTTTCGCCTGCGGCGTACGTAGAGTACGCCTCGGCGCAAACCCTTGTGCGGCCTTGCTCATCGAAAAAATCTCTCATTTATGAATTGGAAACTTACAATTTAAAATTCTAAATAAGGATTCTATGACATGTTACTTAAAGTCGTTCAAACCGACCGGGCCCCGGCAGCCATCGGACCGTATTCCCAGGGAATAGCAGCCGCTTCCTGGCTTTTTGTGAGTGGTCAATTAGGGCTGCAACCCGAAACCGGGGAACTGGCAGGCCCTGATTTTGGTTCCCAGGCCCGCCGGGCGCTGGAAAACCTGAGGCAGATCGTGCAGGCCGGAGGTGGCAGTTTGAAAGATGTGGCGGCCGTCGATGTTTTTCTGACCGACATGGGCAAATTTGCCGAGTTCAATCAAATCTATGCCGAATACTTTTCAGACCACCGGCCGGCCAGGGCCGTGGTGGAGGTGCGGGCGCTTCCCAAAGGCGCCCGGGTGGAAATTAAATGTATCGCCTGCCTAAGAGCCAATAGCCAATAACGGACCACACCTAATTGAGTTTTAACTCCGCGGGTCTTTTGCATTGATTCTGCCTTATTCGACAGGTTTGAGTTCTGCCGATTGTTGCATAAACTCATCAAGCAGGCGATAAAGTTCATAAACACTTTCGATATCAACATGTTCATTGGGAGTATGCCGGCTGCGACCGCCATTGGCGCCCCATACGATTCCTTTGATACCGAACTGCGCAAGATAGCGAGCAT
The genomic region above belongs to Candidatus Desulfatibia profunda and contains:
- a CDS encoding RidA family protein, which codes for MLLKVVQTDRAPAAIGPYSQGIAAASWLFVSGQLGLQPETGELAGPDFGSQARRALENLRQIVQAGGGSLKDVAAVDVFLTDMGKFAEFNQIYAEYFSDHRPARAVVEVRALPKGARVEIKCIACLRANSQ